A window of Chryseobacterium shandongense genomic DNA:
ATTTCATAGCCTGAATAATATCATTATCGTCCAGTTGAGTAAATCTCATCACATCTTCATCGGTAGCAGCACTTTTTTCCCGATATAGAAAATATCTGAGATTTTCGCCAGCCGGAAGTTCTACTCCATGCGAAACAAGATATTTGGCACGTTCCAGAATTTTCACTAAAAGAAATTCGGCAAGTGCAGAAGTTTTATGATAATATACCTGCCAGTACATAAACATCCTTGCTGTAAGGAAATTTTCTATGGAATATACTCCTTTTGCATCGATTACCAGCTCTCCTTCTTCACAGACATTCATCATGGAAATGATACGCTGTGTATTAATGCTCCCTTCAGAGACTCCCGTAAAAAAGCTATCGCGATTCAGATAATCCAATCTGTCTACATCCAGTTGTGAAGAGATCAGCTGATTAAAAAATTTCCTGTGATATCTTCCCTGGAACATTTCAATGGCACAGGATAGCTCACCTGCAAACTCAACATTCAAACGGTTCATCAATAGCAGCGAAAGGGTTTCATGATGCCAGTCGTCCATCAGCATACTTTCCAATGCATGGGAAAACGGACCATGACCGATGTCGTGCATTAAAATTGCCAGCATAGCTCCTTTCTCTTCATTTTCCGATATTTTTACGCCTTTCTGCTTTAACGTTTCAAGGGCTATAAACATGAGATGCATGGCTCCCAATGCATGATGGAATCTTGTATGAGTTGCTCCCGGAAAAATCAGGTTCAGAAGACCGGTCTGCCCGATTCTTCTTAACCGCTGAAAATAAGGATGCTCAATAATATCAAATAAGATTTCGTGTGGAATTCTGATAAAACCGTGGACAGGATCGTTGATGATTTTGAGTTTATTCTGCATGGAAAAACGTCTGAATTTGCAAACAAATTTAGGAATTTTAAATTGAGTCGGATTTAAAATATTATTAAAAAAGCGGATCTATATAGTAAGATAATTATTATCTATAAATATTGCAGTTTTCATTAACTTATATTTAACTTTACGGATGTTCATTTTGGCAGATTTTAATGTTAGTTGGTCGGCAATTTGATACAATAACCATGTAATAAAATAAATTTTATGTCAGAAAAGATATTATGGATAGATGATGAAATTGACCTCCTAAAGCCTCACATTGTATTCCTTGAAAAAAAGGGTTATCAGGTAACTCCTGTAAACAATGTAAATGAGGCATTGGAATTGATGGATTCTGAAAAATTCGCATTAACA
This region includes:
- a CDS encoding HD domain-containing protein is translated as MQNKLKIINDPVHGFIRIPHEILFDIIEHPYFQRLRRIGQTGLLNLIFPGATHTRFHHALGAMHLMFIALETLKQKGVKISENEEKGAMLAILMHDIGHGPFSHALESMLMDDWHHETLSLLLMNRLNVEFAGELSCAIEMFQGRYHRKFFNQLISSQLDVDRLDYLNRDSFFTGVSEGSINTQRIISMMNVCEEGELVIDAKGVYSIENFLTARMFMYWQVYYHKTSALAEFLLVKILERAKYLVSHGVELPAGENLRYFLYREKSAATDEDVMRFTQLDDNDIIQAMKSWQSANDHILSYWCKCVIQRNLPRTIISSHPFEQEFIKEKIKKTNDFFGIDNGDQLVHEIKRKLLPYDTEKQPIYLLQKSGRKIRLEESEDQLLSGLMTNKTTRYILTFPRDI